A genome region from Brassica oleracea var. oleracea cultivar TO1000 chromosome C2, BOL, whole genome shotgun sequence includes the following:
- the LOC106327742 gene encoding 60S ribosomal protein L3-1-like isoform X2: MGYKAGMTHIVRDVEKPGSKLHKKETCEAVTIIETPAMVVVGVVAYVKTPRGLRSLNTVWAQHLSEEVRRRFYKNWAKSKKKAFTGYAKQYETEEGKKSLRSQLEKMKKYGTVIRVLAHTQIRKMKGLKQKKSHLMEIQINGGSIADKVDFAYSFFEKQIPIDAVFQKDEMIDVIGVTKGKGYEGVVTRWGVTRLPRKTHRGLRKVACIGAWHPARVSYTVARAGQNGYHHRTELNKKIYRLGKVGQETHTAMTEYDRTEKDVTPMGGFAHYGVVKDDYLMIKGCCMGPKKRVVTLRQSLLTQTSRLAMEQINLKFIDTSSKMGHGKFQTTQEKNKFYGRAATKA; this comes from the exons ATGGGATACAAGGCTGGTATGACCCACATTGTTAGAGATGTCGAGAAGCCCGGATCCA AGCTTCACAAGAAGGAGACATGTGAGGCTGTTACCATCATTGAGACACCGGCTATGGTTGTTGTTGGAGTTGTTGCCTACGTCAAGACTCCCCGTGGCCTGAGGTCTTTGAACACTGTCTGGGCACAGCACTTGAGTGAAGAGGTCAGGAGAAGGTTCTACAAGAACTGGGCAAAGTCCAAGAAGAAGGCTTTCACCGGGTACGCCAAGCAGTATGAAACTGAAGAAGGCAAGAAGAGCCTCCGGTCTCAGCTTGAGAAGATGAAGAAATACGGAACTGTCATCCGTGTTCTGGCCCACACTCAG ATCAGGAAGATGAAAGGATTGAAGCAGAAGAAATCACACCTGATGGAGATCCAGATCAACGGTGGTTCCATTGCCGACAAGGTCGACTTCGCCTACAGTTTCTTTGAGAAGCAGATCCCAATCGATGCTGTATTCCAGAAGGATGAGATGATTGATGTGATCGGTGTGACCAAGGGTAAAGGTTACGAAGGTGTAGTTACCCGTTGGGGCGTGACAAGGCTTCCACGTAAGACTCACAGGGGTCTACGTAAGGTTGCTTGTATTGGTGCGTGGCATCCAGCTAGAGTCTCTTACACCGTAGCCAGAGCTGGTCAGAACGGTTACCATCACCGTACCGAGCTGAACAAGAAGATTTACAGGTTGGGCAAGGTTGGTCAAGAGACGCACACAGCCATGACTGAATACGACAG GACTGAGAAAGATGTGACCCCGATGGGAGGATTTGCACACTATGGTGTGGTGAAGGATGACTACTTGATGATTAAGGGATGCTGCATGGGTCCAAAGAAGAGGGTTGTGACCCTGAGACAGTCACTGCTTACTCAGACTTCCCGTCTTGCCATGGAGCAGATCAATCTCAAGTTCATCGACACTTCCTCAAAGATGGGTCATGGTAAATTCCAGACGACCCAGGAGAAGAACAAGTTTTACGGCCGTGCCGCTACCAAGGCTTAA
- the LOC106327742 gene encoding 60S ribosomal protein L3-1-like isoform X1: protein MSHRKFEHPRHGSLGFLPRKRANRPRGKVKAFPKDDQTKPCKFTAFMGYKAGMTHIVRDVEKPGSKLHKKETCEAVTIIETPAMVVVGVVAYVKTPRGLRSLNTVWAQHLSEEVRRRFYKNWAKSKKKAFTGYAKQYETEEGKKSLRSQLEKMKKYGTVIRVLAHTQIRKMKGLKQKKSHLMEIQINGGSIADKVDFAYSFFEKQIPIDAVFQKDEMIDVIGVTKGKGYEGVVTRWGVTRLPRKTHRGLRKVACIGAWHPARVSYTVARAGQNGYHHRTELNKKIYRLGKVGQETHTAMTEYDRTEKDVTPMGGFAHYGVVKDDYLMIKGCCMGPKKRVVTLRQSLLTQTSRLAMEQINLKFIDTSSKMGHGKFQTTQEKNKFYGRAATKA from the exons ATGTCTCACAGGAAGTTTGAGCACCCAAGACATGGATCACTTGGTTTCCTACCAAGGAAGAGAGCTAACCGTCCCAGAGGAAAGG TGAAGGCCTTCCCTAAGGATGACCAAACCAAGCCTTGCAAGTTCACAGCCTTCATGGGATACAAGGCTGGTATGACCCACATTGTTAGAGATGTCGAGAAGCCCGGATCCA AGCTTCACAAGAAGGAGACATGTGAGGCTGTTACCATCATTGAGACACCGGCTATGGTTGTTGTTGGAGTTGTTGCCTACGTCAAGACTCCCCGTGGCCTGAGGTCTTTGAACACTGTCTGGGCACAGCACTTGAGTGAAGAGGTCAGGAGAAGGTTCTACAAGAACTGGGCAAAGTCCAAGAAGAAGGCTTTCACCGGGTACGCCAAGCAGTATGAAACTGAAGAAGGCAAGAAGAGCCTCCGGTCTCAGCTTGAGAAGATGAAGAAATACGGAACTGTCATCCGTGTTCTGGCCCACACTCAG ATCAGGAAGATGAAAGGATTGAAGCAGAAGAAATCACACCTGATGGAGATCCAGATCAACGGTGGTTCCATTGCCGACAAGGTCGACTTCGCCTACAGTTTCTTTGAGAAGCAGATCCCAATCGATGCTGTATTCCAGAAGGATGAGATGATTGATGTGATCGGTGTGACCAAGGGTAAAGGTTACGAAGGTGTAGTTACCCGTTGGGGCGTGACAAGGCTTCCACGTAAGACTCACAGGGGTCTACGTAAGGTTGCTTGTATTGGTGCGTGGCATCCAGCTAGAGTCTCTTACACCGTAGCCAGAGCTGGTCAGAACGGTTACCATCACCGTACCGAGCTGAACAAGAAGATTTACAGGTTGGGCAAGGTTGGTCAAGAGACGCACACAGCCATGACTGAATACGACAG GACTGAGAAAGATGTGACCCCGATGGGAGGATTTGCACACTATGGTGTGGTGAAGGATGACTACTTGATGATTAAGGGATGCTGCATGGGTCCAAAGAAGAGGGTTGTGACCCTGAGACAGTCACTGCTTACTCAGACTTCCCGTCTTGCCATGGAGCAGATCAATCTCAAGTTCATCGACACTTCCTCAAAGATGGGTCATGGTAAATTCCAGACGACCCAGGAGAAGAACAAGTTTTACGGCCGTGCCGCTACCAAGGCTTAA
- the LOC106324678 gene encoding prostaglandin E synthase 2, with the protein MRRVTGLAARTISSSVAVHPRLAHTTAMMTTIPSWEPPSPRFGGLPTPSFAGGIAGIVFFSAAAASSLGQEVHAKEMSHKFNPKEVVLYQYEACPFCNKVKAFLDFNKIPYKIVEVNPLFKKEIKWSDYKKVPILTVDGEQLVDSSVIIDSLFQRMHPGISKSEDDEETIWRKWVDNHLVHILSPNIYRSTSEALESFDYITTHGNFSFTERLVAKYAGATAMYFVSKKLKKKYNITDERAALYDAAETWVDALNGRPFLGGSRPNLADLAVFGVLRPIRYLRSGKDMVDNTRIGEWFSRMENTVGEPSGIKESRSLL; encoded by the exons ATGAGGAGAGTTACCGGACTCGCTGCGCGCACTATCTCATCCTCCGTCGCCGTCCATCCACGGCTCGCTCATACCACAGCGATGATGACCACGATTCCTTCTTGGGAGCCTCCGTCCCCGAGATTTGGTGGTCTACCCACGCCGTCTTTTGCCGGGGGAATCGCTGGGATTGTTTTCTTTTCTGCCGCCGCCGCATCGTCCCTTGGTCAGGAAGTCCACGCCAAGGAGATGTCCCATAAATTCAACCCTAAAGAGGTGGTTCTGTATCAGTACGAGGCTTGCCCTTTCTGCAATAAGGTCAAAG CCTTCTTGGATTTCAACAAGATTCCATACAAGATTGTTGAAGTGAACCCCTTGTTTAAGAAAGAAATCAAATGGTCTGATTACAAGAAGGTACCAATCCTTACTGTTGACGGTGAACAGTTGGTTGATTCTTCAG TGATAATCGATAGCTTATTCCAAAGGATGCACCCTGGAATTTCAAAGTCTGAAGATGATGAAGAGACAATATGGCGCAA GTGGGTAGACAATCACCTTGTGCATATTTTGTCACCAAACATATACAGGAGTACTTCAGAGGCTCTAGAGTCCTTTGACTACATCACCACCCATG GAAATTTCAGTTTCACGGAAAGATTAGTGGCAAAGTATGCAGGAGCAACGGCAATGTACTTTGTGTCAAAGAAACTGAAGAAGAAATATAACATAACAGATGAACGTGCAGCTCTTTATGATGCTGCTGAGACATGGGTCGATGCCTTGAATGGGCGTCCATTCCTCG GTGGGTCAAGACCAAACTTAGCCGATCTCGCAGTATTTGGTGTCTTGAGGCCTATAAGGTACCTTAGATCAGGTAAGGATATGGTGGACAACACGCGCATAGGTGAATGGTTTTCTCGTATGGAGAACACGGTCGGAGAGCCTTCTGGGATCAAAGAGTCAAGGAGTTTGCTTTGA